From the Caloenas nicobarica isolate bCalNic1 chromosome 2, bCalNic1.hap1, whole genome shotgun sequence genome, the window GAGGTAATTAGACTTTTTGAAGTCAAATATTAATCCACCAGATAAAAAAGATACTTTTCTCAATTTGGCATTCCCGCAATGGTTTCAGAGTCGCTACTTGTGTATTATAACCTTGTTTAACCAAGAGAAGCAACAATTTTTAATGTCTTAAGGTTCTATAATTGATCTTAAGATAGTGGCATCTTTAAATATGTACGACCTAATCCTCCTCTCACATAGACATCAAGCACTGCATCTTAGGGCAGAGCTGGTCCATGCTGAGGGAGGATGTGGCACTGAACTTATCTATAAGGGATAAAGATGTGTTCCTTAAGGCTGTTGTTTACTCAGTCCTAATGTTAtgtttaagcagaaaaaaaaatggctgttAGAATACTACTTTCAATTCCCTGCAATTGGTGGACCTAGCTGAAAATATTACAACATCAACATCTAcattaaaagcatttaagaatATTTGCGATGATTCAAAGAGCCAAGTCTCATTGTTCCTCAAACTCTCACTGAAATTAATCATATGGAAGATGATTTAGACATTTAAATAAGGGTTTGACTTTCTGAGCAGCTGTGAAACACAGTATATCAAGATTGTAGTTTCGAATGTGCAAAATCAGATTTGTTGTCAAGCTGGACAGAACCAGTCATAGCAGAGGTATGCTACCCAAAATGTGTAAACATATAACCTGAAAGACACATCATGAATGGGTGTATTGCTATTGTAcagccatttttttctgataggtTATGAAACCCCCAAACCATCTGTTCAGGTTTCCCTAAAGCCTTCCTCTTATACTGCTTATGAGACAAAAACTTTAAAGTTCCTGGAGGGCAAGTTCATAAATGTACATAAGTGCTGTTTAAGCATTGAAAAGCTTGTTTAAAAGACCGCAAAGAATTCATACAGTCCTTGGTTTCTGAAGGTTTCAGTAAGGGTTTTGCTAGTGAAAGGACTAGAAGGCATGTCGTCTGAGGAGCACCTAAGGATTTGGGGTTTGTCTGGTTTGGAGAGaaagaggctgaggggcaacctCAGTGCTCTCTCCaggttcctgaggaggggaagtggagggggaggtgctgagctctgctcccaggtacCCAGTGCCAGGATGCCTGGAAATGgctcaaagctgcaccaggggaggtttagacaggacattaggaagcatttattCGACCAACAGGGTGGTcaaaccctggaacaggcttcctagagaggtggttgatgaCCCAAGCCTGTcggtgtttaagaggcatttggacaatgcccttaataccATGCTtgaacttttggtcagccctgaagtcaTCAGGCAGTTGAACTCAATGGtccttgtaggtcccttccaaatgaaaaaaaaaatctatcctaTTTGGTGTCTTCTAAACACATATACAAAATGACTGCCTTCACTGCATACCCTATTATGAACCTCAGGATTTTCAATAGTGCTCAGGCATATAATTCctactgaaataaatggaaataaagtgCTGAGGTGCTTTCAAAAAGTCCCACCAGGTTCCTCTTTCCAGCTTTATGTACCTACAGAGGCCAAGTCCACAGGAAGTGGTGAACTGTTTCCATGTCAATGTctctggctgcccagggagcttgtGATTGACTGGGACAGAGGCTCTGCTCCTTTTGCGTGCCCCACTGTGCCATTATGCTGGAAAGAACCAGGGAGGCACTACCTCTGCAGAGCTTATTTCATGATGAGGCTCCCTGCTGGTTTCAGTCTTCATGTCAACAAAGGAGATGTTCCACTCATATTTTTACCCAGGAGTTCAGcctcatcagcaaacttacacCACATAACTCAGATACGTGAAGAATAGGTTGTGGGAACTTGACTCAGATTCACATCTTAATGGAGCTTCATCCATAAAAAACTTATTATCAGGGCCCAAGTCttctattaataaataatttaggaaatacagtttaatttcctttcttttttatttttcctttgtcttgcctattcctttaatttttcttctaatttattCTTTCCATATGGCTCTATATTCAGGCAAGAATTTTCAcctctctgtgcctctgttcatttctccttcttctttttgCCCTCCTTTTACTCCCCACCACTATATATAATCATCTTCTggctcttccttcttccttctaaTTCTCCAAACAAAGGTCATCCTACCATGGGTCATCAGACGGAGTAGAGGGCTGAGCTCCACTTACCAGCTCCTACTGCCTATTATGTACTTCTTCGTGGAATCACCCTCTGTACCAAAAAACATCAGACTAGTTGCAAGAGTAGGGAAAAGGCCTCATACTGTTCTGCCCAGGAAGGACTGCACCTGGCTCCTAACTGCCTGGACACTTTTGCAAGATTTGTGACTTCACAAACTACAATTACATATCCAATTCAATATAATATGGTAGGGAAGCGTATGAGCTAAGGGCTGGTTCAGCATCCAAGTTCCCTTCAGGAAAACTGTTTGGCAACATCGTCAGTGTGAGAAACGAAGAAATGAATACTAGAGCGGCAATTGAAGAAGCGTACTCTCTCAGATTAGACTAGAACACTAAGGGGAAAAGGTATCTCTTTGTATCCCTGTATGTATGTCATTCCTtggtaaactgaaaaataattccagttTCGTCCTCTTCCAGATGAGGCCTCCTCAAACCCCCATGTCTCTGAAGTGAATTTGTGTATTTGAACTGGAATGAAAAGGCTGAAATTTGAACAAAATACTGTGCTGTTTCCATTTTCCTCacttttgttggttttggaagTAAAGGTATTAAGAATTAGTTTCCCACAAGGGGATGcagcaaaaacatttaaataatttcctatGTGGGTTTTGTAATTTTGGAACAAATTTAGAAAGGGAGATGAAGTTATCTCCTAAAATGAGATCAACAAAAGTATCCTTCAAGTCATAAATGTAAGGCAGTGGGAGGTTTGATATAATATATATGGAAGTGCATAATAATATTGCTAGAGTTGTGTGTCATCTTGCATCACACAGCAAAAACAGTGGAAGATATGTAAACATAGACCAAACAAATGGATCCAGGCCTATGGAATTATTGCTCCAAACTATCAGGTAGAAAATGCTGAGGAGGAAGATGGCCATACCAAGGAATATAATTTTAGTGAAGGAATGTTTCATAATGAATAGGCCTGAGTGTAGGACATACTGTGTGTCATTCTTTGAAAGATGCAAGAAGCCTTCAAGGTGCCACTCATGCCAGAGCTTGGGTGTTTCATGTCCAGACTATGGACACACCAAGGTCAAGATAATATGatcactgcagctgctgagctctgcaTGCTTACATTAATTTTggactcttttctttctgatctcTGCATAGTTACATCCTTCCTGTTCTCTGTAACATCCTGCTACCACTTCATAAAAAAAGTGAAGTCTGTAGGACACAAGAGAAACCATGGCTAACAGTGAGAATAACTTCCAAATCTCCTAATTTATATCTTGAGAACATTTGGTAAGGAACTAGACGAAATGGCAAGTAATGGCTTTGCAGGAAAACGGAAGGTTATTTTTGAAGAGGTTTGCAGGAAAAGGCCATGGACGGTAGGCATAAAGATGATGCAGTTACAGACAGCACTGGTGGACTGTGAGATGCCACAAAAAGGATACACTAGAAAGTGAGGGCAAGCATGGCAAGGAGAAGACACAGGCTGGAAGACAAGGCCAGGAGTTTTTGAAGGGGTCCAGTGAAATGACGTAAATTTTGCTCAGACCCACCAGAAAGCCTCTTATGCAAGTTCatgctgtgcagcattttttgcATCACTGCCTCACTGGGAGAGGCGATATTGTGTCCCACTGACACAGCAGGACAGTGCAAACATTGCAACACCACGTCAGGACATCACTCTTCGCTCTGTGCTATATAAGGAACTGGCTTGCTGAGCTCTGCAAGGTGCTACAGTATGACTGACCTGGTTGGTTTTCTCACCAAGCCACAAGGCCACTAGTTTGAAAACTAACTACTAATATTCAAAATGAGGTAAGGGTTGGTCTAGCGTCTTCTATGTTTATAAAGGACTgagttttggttggtttttttggccCAGCCACAAATATCTCAAAATAGTTTTTGTTTAGTTCTCAAAATATTCCTGTAGGAACTTCTCCTGGGAGTTTAGGAAATAAATAGCTTATCCTGGACAGACTATTTATTTCCAGGATGTTTACTTGTGTGATCCATGTGATTGTAAAGTGCCTCCATTTCTCAAGCTCTCTTTCAGTTCCTTAGGGGCACATAATTTAAACCTAGCAACTTTCTCCATATACTGACAGACTGTTATTCTTCAGTATTGAACTGGTAGCTCCAATTCTCTATTCATAGTGCAATTATTAATGCAGCAAGGAAGGATGGTTTATGATTAGGTTTGAAATGCCCAGACACTCTGGAACCACAAGTTCAAATCCCAGCAAGATCAGCCCTTCATCCCTCTCTGCGCTTGATGCACCCTACAACCTCAAGTCACCCACGTAAAGCCCTGAAATTAGGTCTGTCTGATCAGCTTAGATTTTAAAGGTCCACAGGTCATGCTTTTTCAAAAGGGGTTACCCCAGCATTTGTGCACATGCTACCTCATGCCTGTTCTTGCTCTACAGTGCTGTGATAGCAGCCGTTTACTGCCATCCACCACAGAGCTGACTTGCAATTCAGCAGGGCTGGTGCAATttggctgcttttctctgtcAACAATAATTATGGTCCTTAATGTGAACCATACCACTTCAGACCAATCCAGTTCTCATGTAAGACCTGATATTTTGAAACCACTTCCTTCAAGATAAAATGCTGCCATTTCCACAGTTGTTAGCTGAAAACACCATAAAATTCAGACTGCAGTAAAATAAGCTTCAGTTTCTCACTACTTCTTTTCCTAATAGAAGAAGTTTTCATGGCAAATTTAACATTCGttttctcatttatattttGGGCAAGAGAagcaatgagaaaataaaatcagaatggGAATAGATACATTCTATCAACATACATATATCCATCAACATACATCTTATCTTGTAACAGATCCTCAATGTGCCTTAAGCAGCCATGTGAGGCCAATTAACCACTGGATGTATTTTTGTGATTGAAATAGGTAGCAAGCAGCAGCGAATAAATTGCAACAAACATAGCACATAGATAAGTTGGCTAACCCATTTTCCTGTGATTAATTCATCCCAGATTTCTATTTAGTAGTTTATTCAGTTAGCAGCACAGCTGAGACTCCtgaaaaatgctaaatatttCTCTGCAACACAGGATGTTGGGAAGCCAGCTGGAGTGAAGTAGCAGCTGAAGCTAAGTCACTtgaagagcagaggaagagatCGGGGAAACTGGTAGGTAGGGTAAGgctgtggttttttggttgttttctgtttgtttgtttggatttgggtttttttgggattgtttggggttttttttaatttggcaaaTTGCTGCaagatactttctccatggtAGACTCTGACAATCTTACCTGGTTTATGTCTTTGTTGTTTTTAGACTTCTCCCCTTCTTTAatggttttattaaaacaacTGAACAGAAAAAGTTTGTTGCTcgtatatatatctatatatatatctaaagCATGGAaaactgtgaaattaaaaaaaaaacgttgtttttctcagaaactTTGGTTAAAACATTCTTTAGAAACtaagtttaaattaaaagtagCTTTTAATTGgccatttaaattttaatgagtAAGAGGAAGGCATTAAAATATATAGCTGATGATGGGCTTGTGGGAATGGTGGTTGCAAACTCCTTCTTATTCCCTCTCCAAGTGCAAACATACTGTCAGTAAGCTTCTACAATAAAGACTAAGGGAAGTCAATCTggctaaaaacaaaaaaaatatatcagtgCTGTATCTCTTGCCTCCTGTTCTTTAGAAACACAAAGTGGATATGAAAATCTGCTAAACTCAGACCATACACAGGTGCAAAACATTGGCAAGGAATGGAGAAGTGATGTCTTTAACTCCAGCAAATATATCTCCCTGTCCTCCTGTACCTCCCTTTGTTGTAGCgtccttccaacccctgacaaGGCCTTTGATCTACAGGGCTTAGAATATGGGCACTTAAAACGTATTGCCCCCTTGATGAGCTTCATGAAATCAATCTGGGTGAAATATCTGAACTGCCTCATGAAAGCAAAGAGTTCAACAGTTACTAGAAGTACTTAACTGCTCATCTAATTAAGATATTTATCTTGAATATATCTCAATctggatatatttattttaggcTTCTTCATGTGTAAGAAGTCAAGTCCCTTTTTCTTGGGAGTTAACACATGGGTAGGGGAAATGCTGCTAACAAAAACAACCTTGCTATTGTTGTAAATTCAGTTGAAAACAGACTTGCACAGAACACAGGTGGTGTTAGGATCAAAGTTTAGGGTCAGCAGAAGAAGTAAGCCAAATGTCAAGTAACTAGGAGGGAATGAGAGATCTGTGAGCCcccttttaagaaaataagagaagcaAAATGGTAATTGGAGTAAGAGATGCTTGCTTGAGTCCAGAACTTTTCCATGTATCTCTCTAGTGCACTTGAATTTTTGCTACATTATGGTAATTCTTTCTGGCATGTAACAGTCTTCATCCACCTACCAAGTGTTAGCAGTTGAAATCCCAGAAGCATATTATTCGTATACTCTGAAGGAGAAAGCACAGTCTTAATGACGTTGCAGTTAATGAGCTACCTTAAATTCTAGTATATATGGAGCATCTGGGGCAAGAGTAAGGGTTGTGTATGTGACAAGCTGTCTTCTAATGTTCTGTTTTCAACATGGCTCTTCCAAACCTTTGAAGAACACTGATCTATACAACGGATAAATTCCATTTTTGGACAGAATTCAAATATGAAAGTAGAATATCTTGGATTTGCTTTTGCAGCACCTGAATGCCTTACATAGCATCCCTCACTATGTAAGCAATGACACaattttctcttcatattttcttaaaGCAATAAACTTGACTTCAGGATGTTGGAGGAAGAAGATTCTTTTCTGAATGTTAAAAGATCTCTGAAAAAGAGAATGGTGAAACATAGCACTCCAGTGGACTCAATGCTTTCAAGAACAATGCCATCTCTTACAGATCTGACAAATCAGTCAATTAAGGACCAAGATGTCAGTAAGAGAGTTTATGGATCTCCAGTGCCAAAGTCAAATCTAAGTAGAACATTAGCTCAAGTATCATTAGTACGTGTTGAAGCATATATCCCTCATACGTCCCCAAAAAGGCTTTCAGCAGTGTTTGACTCACAAGAATTGAACAAAGAGGTAAACCAAAGCTCTCAGGCTGTATTTTCTAGAAGGAAGCTTTCAACGGTGTTGGCCTCTGATGAATCAAATGAAGAACCAAGTGACGAGGTTGTCGCAAATGTAGAGACTCAAGCTCCCACCAAATCATCTGAGGAGGCTACAGTAACTCCCAAGAGTGGACCTTCATGGCTTATTACTGGAATACCAGGGATAAAAGATCTGCCAATagtaaaaaccagaaagaagaaaattgataAAGCTCTTGTGGTAATTGTTTTCTCTTACTTATTAAATAGCTAAACTATACTATTTCCCACCAATGTTGAATATATACAGGTCTTTCTAGTAATATGGGATAATTTTAGTTATGGAACATCTCCACAACTTCAGTAGTGAGAACATATATTTATGAATTGAGTCATAACCTGCTAGACTCTGTGGTATCATTCCTTATCACAGAGTGGATGGGATGCAGTCTTCCAAACCAGTACTTGCTTCAGCTTGTGAACTTGCATGACTAGTTGCATACACTAGTGCAAAGTACACTTTTTTAGTATATCTTTCTTTAGGATAAACTTAAGAATGGGAAGAAATCAGCAATTTAAATGCTCAGGTTTCTTAATGTTGGCAAGTTAACTAAAACTGGAGAAACAAATCTACTACTTTCCTTGTTCAATCCAAATCATACTGCTTTATAAAAAGAATGTCAGTCATTGCAAATGGGGTCTTGTGTGCAGTACTTTGATTAGTGTGGGATTTCCTATGGAAAGTTTAAATTAATAGACCTTATAcaggtctttatttttctgttctgtggagCACAAGAGCTCAATTCCCTGGAACTTTGATTGCTGGCTGTGGAAAGCCCTTAGAAAGGATAGGGAGGCAGTAGATTCAGACTCTGAAGGCTGTCTCATCAGCATGAAGCCATCAAATTCTGTTctagtttgttttttcccctgtaccATATTGTTCATAGGTATGTTGAATGTTCAGGAAAACTTGCCTGCTCTAAGAGTAAAGGTttctcaaattaaaacaaattgaaaactTCAGCCAAAATCCAGTTGAGTTCATAATGCTTTTGTGTATGTTGTatggttttattgttttgtttttatgttggTTTTGTGATGGTGGTTCTTTTTAAGCAGGTGACACCTGAATGGATTTGGTTgactacattttattttctataacagaggaagaaacaaagagaatgGGTTCTTCGACAACTGAAAAACATTGAAGAAGCAACTGAACATGAATTGACAATTGAAGAAGCTTGACTGAACTACTTATGGAATTAGTGCTATCACATCACTCTTGTGGGAATAACTGGTTCAAATAAATTGCACACCTAACTAGAGTGCCTGTTAGacttcctctttccttccagaatgttctttttgtttgtttgtttcgtgGTTATTTCTGCCTCTTAAATCTAGGAAGAGTTGGGTACAAATTAAAAAGTGCCTGTACGTGAGAGCCAATGTTAATTTATAATGGTTGAAAGCCTGGAacaaggaagggagggagaactTTGTCTAAGAATCATTCTTCTTCATGCCACAGCTCTTCCCAACTATACTCTTTTGTGTAGTGTTCAAATCTTCTAGGGTTGCTGGCATTCCTTAAGTGACAAAGTCCTAGTGGCCACACAGGGTGCAAGCCTGGTTAGCTAAAGGAGAATCTCCTCATCTAAAGAGTAATCAAAACTGATGCAATCGGGAATGTTTTTGCTGCTAGCTGAGGAGATGAGGAAATAGTTAGAGGCACCAAGGAGGGAGGCCAGCCTCTAGAGATTACTAATTAATGACagtttgttttgaagttttgGTTCAAAATTAGTTTGCCCCTGATGGTAAATGCACTTCTCTGTTGCATTGAAGGTCCCTAATGCTCAGCTGTGTGTTTTGAGGGGATatgggttttctgtttttctctggagCTGCTGCATGTGGAGGGAAGAAGGGTATCTCCTTGACAGCTGTATTGGCAAAAAGGCAGTTCAGCTCACAGCAGCTCTTTCTGAAGCACCAGTCAAGAAGTGATGCAAAAAGCATAGTGCTCATCTTGGTTCCTACTGCTGTCTGTTACTTACTCTTTAGGCAGAGTTTAGTGCTTGTGAAGTGATCTTTGGCATGTCAGCAGCAGGCACTCAGAACAGATTTACCACCTGTGCACACATAGTATTACACTCGTGTGGCTCTAGCACATGCATTTTTCCTGGCCGTTCTGGTTTTGCAGCCTGTCCTCGGCACTACCTAATTACCTGAAAGGGGAGCATCCCTGTTCAAACAAAGCTGCAAATTAAGGTCAGAGGCAAGGGaagcttttgcattttcttctcacatACTGAACTTGTAATATGGCAGAGAAGCTGAAGCATGGCCCATGCCAATGTTATGAAACAGGCTAACCAATAGCAGCTGTGTTATGCTCAAAAATGCAAATGGAGTTGTGGTTTTACAAACTCTCTCAGGATTTAAAAGGAATTAGGATGTTTTTGCTATTGATTCCTGAAGTGAAACTTCAAAGTTACTCAGTAGAACAGCCTTGTCCTCAGACCTGGTTTTCTGTGGTAGCCAGGCAGTGGGGCGATATTGCCTCTCAGGTCAACAGCAAAAGCACACTCACATAGTTTGATGTTTAGTTAGTgttcttgtgtttgtttgtgtgtgttacCCAGGCTGCTTGTCTGGCCCTCACAGGTTCCTCTGGCAACCAGGGAGCTCCTGGCTGATGTAAATCCCAAGCTGCTTTTGAGATAAAATAGGCATGGTTGCAGATGTGCTGCTATTCCTCTTGAGCTTGCAGGTATTTCATCAGCATCTATGATTTGTGCCAGGGGCTGAACTAAGATCACACAAGTGCAAGGTTAGCATAAAACCCTCCTCTACTCCTAGGACAAGCACATATTAGTCTGGCCACATGACCTGATTCTTAATCCAAATGACCCAGTTCTGTCTCTTGTTTATTTGTACTTTCCCAGATAGCCAGTTACACTTGTTCCTTCTTCAGGCTTCTCATCCTGGTCTCAGAAAGTCTAGATACcgcttctgtttttttctctaccaATCACCTCTCAAAGTCAATCTTAGCTCCTGCCTGAGCCCATCCAGTTCCTTGGTCTTCAAATGTCTCCATCTAATGTCTTCTCCAATCTGGCCTCTAGTGGCTTCCTTCCTTATGAAACATAGAAGTCTTCTGTCTCACATGCCTGGTCTTCACTGCTGAATTCCTTGCCCATATGATacagaatggttgggattggaaaggacctttggATATCATCTAGTCCTACCCACCTGTTAAAGCAGCTTCACTTAGGaattacacaggaatgtgtccaggtgggttttgaatgtctccagagaaggagactccatcacctctctgggcagcctgttccactgttctgtcaccctcaaagtaaagaactttctcctcatattcagatgtaACCTCTgttgtttcagtctgtgcccattgctcctcatcgttgggcaccactgaaaagagtctggtcccatccctGTGACatccactcttgagatatttataagcattgataaaattctctctcagccttctcctctccaggctgaacagacccaacTGTCTCAGTCTttcatcataagaaagatgctccggactcctaatcatctttgtagccctcctctggactccttccagtaattccttgtccttcttaaactggcaagcccagaactggacacagtactccagatgtggcctcaccagggcagaatagagcAGGAGGATagcctccctcgacctgctggtcacactcttcctaatgcagcccaggataccattggcctccttagccacaagggcacagtgctggctcatggtcaacctgttgtccactAGAACTCTCCATTCCttctctgaaatgctgctttccagcaggtcaacccctaacctgtactgatGTGTAGGGTTATTCCTCTGTAGGTACAGGAACCCTACACTTGCTTTTTTTGAATTTaattaggttcttctctgcccagtcctcgGGCCTATCTAGATCTCACTGAatagcagcacagccttctggtgtatcagcTATTCCTCCCGGTTTTGTATCACCAGCAGACTTGCTGATACCCTCTGATACCTGATGTCAGTCTTCTGTCAAAACTCAGACTCAGCTGTCATATCCCTAAGTGCCTTTGTCTACTTAGGCTGACCAAGTTCATGACGTTAGGCCAAGTGGAAAGGTTATTAAAGGCCAACTGGGCCAAGTTCCAGCCCTTAGCAGGCCAGGAATGTAGTTGCTGGGAAAGTCCTTCTCAGGACCTGCTTCAGGCTACATTGAATGTAAGAGGGATCTGGGGAATATGGCTGCTTAACATCTAAGAAATCTTTGGGTTTATGCCAAGTGCATCCCCAAACTTTCTAAGATTCAGAACTGCAAATGCTGGGAAAGTTTTCAAGAAAACAGGGCTGCCACCCTGCCAGATTCATGGAATTAGTTTGTTCCAATGAAGTCCCAGAGACTTTCTTCAGTGGAGTGAAAAAAATTGATGATAGTAGTAGCATAGAATTGACTTTGACTGGGTCTTTGCATGTCATGAAGCTGTATCACACAGACAGATGCACAAAACTAAGGGCTATTAGTATTTTGGAAACCATTTCTATTCCTTGTCTTTggaatgtttaaaaagaaatacaaaagactGTATAGTATCCATCTCCCACTAATTTAGGTCCCCATGAATTTCCAAAAGTCACAATATTGCTCTGATAGCATTTCATGAGAAAATACTAATAGAATTAATTGGTGCTTGAAgggttttctgaaatgtgtcTGATACTACGTCAACATCTACATCAACAGTATtatattaggttggtgcaaaagtaattctGGTTGTGGatcatgaattttaaatcattataactaggctcaaacacaccTTTATTAATCAAAGTAGTAACCATTACAGTTAATACATTTTTGCCAACaggaaatgtttgtttattcCAGTAGTGTAAAAATCCATGCTTCGCGATTTgacaaactcttggaaagcattttctgcatcttgctggttgtggaagcattttGCCTGTGgtcaagatgcttgaagaagtggtagttgGTTGGTGAGAAgtcaggtgaatatggcagatgaggcaaaacttcataGCCCAATTTGTTCAACTTTTGATGTGCTGgttgtggagaagaattgggccctttctgttgaccagtgctggctgcaggcattgcggttttcagtgcatctcatcGATTTGCAGAGCAGACTTCTCATATGTAATGATTTCGCTGGGAcccag encodes:
- the CCDC201 gene encoding coiled-coil domain-containing protein 201; the protein is MASNGFAGKRKVIFEEVCRKRPWTSRGRDRGNCNKLDFRMLEEEDSFLNVKRSLKKRMVKHSTPVDSMLSRTMPSLTDLTNQSIKDQDVSKRVYGSPVPKSNLSRTLAQVSLVRVEAYIPHTSPKRLSAVFDSQELNKEVNQSSQAVFSRRKLSTVLASDESNEEPSDEVVANVETQAPTKSSEEATVTPKSGPSWLITGIPGIKDLPIVKTRKKKIDKALVRKKQREWVLRQLKNIEEATEHELTIEEA